The following are encoded in a window of Artemia franciscana chromosome 5, ASM3288406v1, whole genome shotgun sequence genomic DNA:
- the LOC136027351 gene encoding NADH dehydrogenase [ubiquinone] 1 beta subcomplex subunit 5, mitochondrial-like, with amino-acid sequence MGAFSKLLGNVVKAVTVQQTRQAGTHHVMHVTATKWVYHLWKDLAYFYVMLGAIPASLLILYHHVYVGPATLKETPQDYTPKEYEYYQYPIQRFLAKYWPSYQEKYEIQLHKLYQEDYKRRMRILEKKVGQLMKSRADYKGAYYVPMSDKYINRMQADIKDAHKHNEYNGV; translated from the exons ATGGGTGCATTTTCCAAACTTCTAGGAAATGTAGTTAAAGCAG TAACTGTTCAACAAACAAGACAGGCAGGAACTCACCATGTTATGCATGTGACAGCAACGAAATGGGTTTATCACCTTTGGAAAGATCTTGCCTACTTTTATGTAATGTTGGGTGCAATACCTGCAAGTCTCTTGATACTTTATCATCATGTATATGTTGGGCCTGCCACCCTCAAAGAAACCCCTCAGGATTATACGCCAAAAGAATACGAATATTATCAG TACCCAATCCAGAGATTTTTAGCAAAGTATTGGCCCTCTTACCAAGAAAAATACGAGATTCAGCTGCACAAACTGTATCAAGAAGACTACAAAAGAAGAATGAG GATACTGGAAAAGAAAGTTGGACAACTCATGAAATCCAGAGCTGATTATAAAGGAGCATACTATGTTCCCATGTCCGATAAGTACATCAACAGAATGCAAGCTGATATCAAGGACGCTCATAAACATAACGAATATAACGGTGTGTAA